A stretch of the Desulforamulus ferrireducens genome encodes the following:
- the menG gene encoding demethylmenaquinone methyltransferase, which produces MSKQSKEERVYSVFQDIASKYDVMNSVISFKRHKAWRKDTMRRMNVQQGQHALDVCCGTADWAIAMAEKVGATGKVYGLDFSQNMLAVGKEKIKAKGITNIELVQGNAMELPFADNSFDFVTIGFGLRNVPDYLQVLKEMHRVAKPGGKIVCLETSQPTTPVFRQLYYAYFKYIMPLLGKMLANKYGQYSWLQESAKDFPGREELAELFRQAGLVDIKIKSYDGGVAAMHMGTKPKK; this is translated from the coding sequence TTGAGTAAACAATCTAAAGAGGAACGGGTTTACAGTGTCTTTCAGGACATTGCAAGTAAATACGATGTAATGAACTCGGTAATTAGTTTTAAGCGACACAAGGCTTGGCGCAAGGATACCATGCGCCGTATGAATGTGCAACAGGGACAGCATGCTCTGGACGTCTGCTGTGGTACTGCAGATTGGGCCATTGCCATGGCTGAAAAAGTTGGTGCTACAGGGAAGGTATATGGTCTGGACTTTAGCCAAAATATGTTAGCGGTAGGGAAGGAGAAGATAAAGGCCAAGGGTATAACCAACATAGAGTTGGTTCAGGGAAACGCCATGGAACTTCCCTTTGCTGATAATAGTTTTGACTTTGTTACCATCGGATTTGGTTTGCGTAATGTTCCTGATTACTTGCAGGTTCTTAAAGAAATGCACAGGGTTGCAAAACCCGGCGGTAAGATTGTTTGTCTGGAGACATCTCAACCAACTACCCCAGTATTTAGGCAATTATACTATGCTTATTTCAAGTATATTATGCCTCTCTTAGGAAAGATGCTGGCCAATAAGTATGGGCAATATTCCTGGCTGCAGGAATCCGCCAAGGACTTCCCCGGTAGGGAGGAGCTAGCAGAATTGTTCCGCCAGGCAGGGCTGGTGGATATCAAGATAAAGTCTTATGATGGCGGTGTGGCTGCCATGCATATGGGAACTAAGCCGAAAAAATGA
- the rnk gene encoding nucleoside diphosphate kinase regulator, translating to MSRNIFITDKDQKRLKKLIDKEKEFSTGNKEYLINLEQELDRANIVTSQEVPADVITMNSKVLLKDLDNGEEMIYTLVYPEEADLLNDKISVLAPVGTAILGYRIGDVLEWKVPDGVVKLKVEKLLYQPEAAGDYDL from the coding sequence ATGTCTAGAAATATCTTTATCACAGATAAGGATCAAAAAAGGCTAAAAAAATTAATAGATAAAGAAAAGGAATTTAGTACTGGTAACAAGGAATATCTAATTAATTTAGAACAGGAATTGGATAGGGCTAACATTGTAACATCGCAGGAAGTGCCCGCTGATGTTATTACCATGAATTCAAAGGTGCTATTAAAAGATTTAGATAATGGAGAAGAAATGATCTACACTCTGGTTTATCCAGAAGAAGCTGATTTACTAAATGATAAGATTTCCGTATTAGCACCTGTGGGCACGGCAATCCTAGGATATCGCATAGGTGATGTACTGGAATGGAAGGTTCCTGATGGTGTGGTAAAATTGAAGGTGGAAAAATTGCTTTACCAGCCAGAGGCAGCGGGGGATTATGATTTATAA
- the buk gene encoding butyrate kinase yields the protein MLILAINPGSTSTKVAVYHNEDCLWKEVINHPDQDIRNFAKITDQYPYRLATILSVLQQKGYQLEQFNAIVGRGGLLNPIPGGTYLVDEYLVNQSYNAPGGEHASNLGAILAYHLAKSVNIPSYIVDPVAVDEMAPVARLSGLPELPRRSRSHALNAKAVARKVARKLGKAYEDVNLIIAHLGGGISVTPHHRGRMIDVNDANCEGPFSPERSGTLPTADLIKLCYSGKYTEQEMLTKVLKEAGLYAYLGTKDVREIEKRMSEGDTEAKLALEAMCYQVAKEIGAMSTALFGIVDGIVLTGGLAHSSFITTEISRRVSFIAPVTVVPGEEEMEALALGALRVLRKVEEAKTYRA from the coding sequence TTGCTAATTTTAGCCATTAATCCAGGCTCAACATCCACAAAAGTTGCTGTTTATCACAATGAGGACTGTTTGTGGAAAGAAGTCATCAATCACCCAGACCAAGATATTCGTAACTTTGCCAAAATAACTGATCAGTATCCCTATCGATTGGCAACAATTTTGTCTGTCCTCCAACAAAAAGGATATCAGTTAGAACAGTTCAATGCTATCGTTGGCCGGGGCGGTTTATTAAATCCTATTCCCGGTGGTACTTACCTGGTGGACGAGTATTTGGTTAACCAGTCATACAACGCCCCAGGTGGAGAACACGCCTCTAATCTGGGTGCCATTTTAGCCTATCACTTAGCAAAGTCAGTTAATATCCCATCTTATATTGTTGATCCAGTGGCTGTGGATGAGATGGCACCGGTGGCGCGCCTATCCGGTCTCCCTGAATTGCCACGCAGGAGTCGGTCTCACGCACTCAATGCAAAGGCAGTAGCTCGTAAGGTGGCACGTAAGCTTGGTAAAGCCTACGAAGATGTAAATCTTATCATAGCCCATTTAGGCGGTGGTATTTCGGTAACTCCTCACCACCGGGGTCGAATGATCGATGTTAACGATGCCAACTGTGAAGGCCCCTTCTCTCCGGAACGCAGTGGTACACTGCCCACGGCGGACTTAATAAAACTATGTTATTCCGGTAAATATACCGAACAGGAAATGCTCACAAAGGTTCTTAAAGAAGCAGGTCTGTATGCTTACTTGGGCACTAAAGATGTCCGCGAAATAGAAAAGCGCATGTCTGAAGGAGATACCGAGGCTAAATTAGCTCTGGAGGCAATGTGTTACCAGGTGGCTAAAGAAATCGGAGCCATGTCCACAGCACTATTTGGCATTGTAGATGGCATAGTCCTGACAGGCGGTCTGGCCCACTCAAGTTTTATTACTACTGAAATTTCCCGTCGGGTTTCCTTCATCGCACCGGTTACTGTAGTTCCCGGTGAGGAAGAAATGGAAGCACTCGCCCTAGGCGCCTTAAGGGTATTAAGAAAAGTTGAGGAAGCTAAAACATATCGAGCCTAG
- a CDS encoding bifunctional enoyl-CoA hydratase/phosphate acetyltransferase, with protein MQYKNFSQILEAVKSLPKLRISVANAQDEKVLAALKIAMQEDFVEPVLVGTRSEIERKAWQVGFDLKDIDIWEADALGAPEVAVKLVRCDFCQVLMKGLVNSSTFLKAVLNGEWGLRTGKTLSHLGVYEIHGFDRLIFLTDGGLNIAPDLETKKQICQNAIDFAHSLGITLPKVAVLSANEQVNPKMPVTLEAQQIAQMAQRGEISGALVDGPLALDIAINKEAAEHKGIKSPVAGQADILLVPNIEAGNLLGKSITYFAGGLMAGVVLGAGAPIVLPSRADTPQGKLLSLALACLAKHGMDNKDKLQRRQIIW; from the coding sequence GTGCAGTATAAAAATTTTAGCCAAATACTAGAAGCTGTTAAGAGTTTACCCAAGCTAAGAATCAGTGTAGCCAATGCCCAGGACGAAAAGGTGTTAGCAGCTTTGAAAATAGCTATGCAGGAAGACTTCGTGGAACCGGTGTTGGTGGGAACCCGCAGTGAAATTGAAAGAAAGGCCTGGCAGGTAGGCTTTGATTTAAAGGACATTGATATTTGGGAAGCAGATGCTCTGGGAGCGCCGGAAGTAGCCGTAAAACTGGTCCGCTGCGATTTTTGCCAGGTATTGATGAAAGGACTTGTCAATAGCAGCACCTTCCTGAAGGCGGTCTTAAATGGTGAGTGGGGCTTGCGGACAGGAAAAACCCTCAGTCATTTGGGGGTTTACGAGATACATGGCTTTGATCGTCTGATTTTTTTAACCGACGGTGGTCTAAATATTGCTCCGGATCTGGAAACAAAGAAACAAATTTGTCAGAACGCCATAGACTTTGCCCATTCACTGGGCATAACCTTGCCGAAAGTTGCGGTCCTCTCTGCCAATGAGCAAGTTAATCCCAAAATGCCAGTAACCTTGGAGGCTCAGCAAATTGCCCAAATGGCTCAAAGGGGTGAAATATCAGGTGCTCTGGTTGACGGGCCCCTGGCCTTGGATATCGCCATTAACAAAGAAGCAGCAGAACACAAGGGTATTAAAAGTCCCGTGGCCGGACAGGCAGATATTCTTTTGGTACCTAACATCGAGGCGGGTAATCTATTAGGAAAATCTATTACCTATTTTGCCGGTGGCTTAATGGCTGGTGTCGTATTAGGTGCCGGTGCCCCCATTGTGCTACCCTCCCGTGCCGATACCCCTCAGGGTAAACTGTTATCACTGGCTCTTGCTTGCCTGGCTAAACACGGTATGGATAACAAAGACAAGCTTCAACGCAGACAAATAATTTGGTAA
- a CDS encoding DUF342 domain-containing protein: protein MCADNINRDLSPPNSQQVSAPSTTTEKKGMVWVSNGKIFVENPTGNAPKASIIPCPEISVLVNGSPITTKTELAQEDTIEILSNSYSEAGYLKVLVSPDKMNAIIEIKNEFLNTFELIDCPPAHVLTLKAKRKRELVFNYTKEALIELLHSNKVTYGIDFTALEDLIRNPQDGMCLVAKGLPPGESTDDYIDLIFEHKTNLPLDNYNGKVSFKEMSNIHSVTSGETLAQKTLGQIGTPGINVFNQPCLAREPKRIELIAGPGVEITDDGTRVIASIDGLPKVKKSSSSMVFTVEPVLTINGDVTVKTGNIRFKGDVNILGSVENDMSVSATGNITIHNLITKCTIIAGGDVTVNGNIVNSEVVSGGFIVLCNTLKPLLVDLLKIMEDLYISASLMLERLPANSHINFGNILVLLIEKKFLSFPSILERTSKKLKTLDLKLLGNYENTLEKTITSLTGINILNYKEPAAFQQTLHELNKFFYFVDSLINKRSMVNVKVALNSVIRSSGDVIVSSGLFNTHIIAEGSVKVDGIVRGGIIEAKDDVTIKQIGSEMGTKSLVMVTPDKKIKLERALDGVTVQVGKMSRILDRPMQNIEVSLDEEGYLQIK, encoded by the coding sequence ATGTGTGCTGATAATATTAATAGGGATTTATCACCTCCGAATAGCCAACAGGTTTCAGCGCCTTCAACTACTACGGAAAAAAAAGGCATGGTCTGGGTAAGCAATGGGAAGATATTTGTGGAAAATCCGACAGGAAATGCGCCTAAGGCCTCCATCATCCCCTGTCCGGAAATTAGTGTGCTTGTTAACGGCAGCCCCATAACCACAAAAACAGAATTAGCGCAGGAAGATACTATTGAAATACTCTCCAATAGCTATAGCGAAGCAGGCTATCTTAAAGTATTGGTATCCCCAGATAAAATGAACGCCATCATTGAAATAAAGAATGAATTCCTCAATACTTTTGAGTTAATTGACTGCCCACCTGCTCACGTGCTAACCTTAAAAGCCAAACGCAAAAGGGAACTGGTCTTTAATTATACTAAAGAAGCTTTAATAGAATTGCTGCACAGTAACAAGGTTACCTACGGCATTGATTTTACAGCCTTGGAGGACTTAATACGTAACCCACAAGATGGCATGTGTTTAGTAGCCAAAGGACTCCCACCCGGTGAGTCCACTGATGACTATATTGACCTAATCTTTGAACATAAAACTAACCTTCCCTTGGATAATTACAACGGCAAGGTCAGTTTTAAAGAAATGAGTAATATACATTCAGTAACCTCCGGCGAAACATTGGCGCAAAAAACTCTTGGACAAATTGGTACCCCTGGTATCAATGTTTTTAATCAACCATGTTTGGCACGGGAACCAAAACGCATTGAATTAATAGCAGGTCCAGGGGTTGAAATTACCGATGATGGCACCAGAGTCATTGCCAGTATAGATGGGCTACCTAAGGTTAAAAAATCTTCAAGCAGTATGGTTTTTACCGTTGAACCTGTCTTAACAATAAATGGTGATGTCACAGTAAAGACAGGTAATATACGTTTCAAAGGTGACGTTAATATCCTGGGTTCCGTTGAGAATGATATGAGTGTCAGTGCCACCGGTAACATCACCATTCATAATCTTATTACCAAGTGTACCATCATTGCCGGAGGCGATGTTACAGTTAATGGTAATATTGTTAACTCTGAAGTTGTCAGCGGTGGTTTTATTGTCCTGTGTAATACTCTTAAGCCCCTCTTAGTTGATTTACTTAAAATCATGGAAGATCTATATATTTCAGCTTCATTAATGCTGGAAAGGCTACCTGCTAATTCGCACATTAATTTTGGCAACATTTTAGTATTATTGATTGAAAAAAAGTTTCTCAGTTTCCCCTCTATCCTTGAAAGAACCAGCAAAAAGTTAAAAACCCTTGATTTAAAACTACTGGGAAACTACGAGAATACCTTAGAAAAAACTATTACCAGCTTGACCGGCATCAATATTCTCAATTACAAAGAACCGGCAGCATTCCAGCAAACACTGCATGAGTTGAATAAATTTTTCTATTTCGTTGATTCTTTAATTAATAAAAGATCAATGGTTAATGTCAAGGTGGCCTTAAATTCCGTTATTCGTAGTTCGGGAGATGTTATAGTCAGTAGCGGGTTATTTAACACCCACATTATAGCCGAAGGTAGCGTTAAGGTTGACGGCATTGTACGAGGCGGCATCATCGAAGCCAAGGATGATGTTACCATTAAGCAAATTGGTTCTGAAATGGGCACTAAATCCTTAGTTATGGTGACCCCGGATAAAAAGATTAAATTAGAGCGCGCCCTGGACGGAGTAACCGTGCAAGTGGGAAAAATGTCTCGGATTTTGGACAGACCGATGCAAAATATTGAAGTATCCCTGGATGAAGAAGGTTACCTGCAAATTAAATAG
- a CDS encoding universal stress protein: protein MYNNVLVAVHGEEKDNFRQELTEFIKLLKCKVTIIHVAETHLDHYGYVDQLASAITKDQFIEYIHNMARTKQKEIYEFFTALTSSLGVEMEWKVRNGKPANIIADEIMQGKYDLIILGTKPKAPGNTSSKVKEKLISNLTNSLLIIK from the coding sequence ATGTATAATAACGTTTTAGTGGCTGTACATGGGGAAGAAAAGGACAACTTTCGGCAGGAGCTGACTGAGTTTATCAAACTGCTGAAGTGTAAAGTTACCATTATTCATGTTGCCGAGACACACCTGGATCATTATGGTTATGTGGACCAATTGGCCAGCGCTATTACAAAGGATCAGTTCATTGAGTATATCCACAATATGGCTCGTACCAAGCAAAAAGAGATTTACGAATTCTTTACCGCTCTCACAAGCTCACTGGGAGTTGAAATGGAGTGGAAGGTGAGAAATGGGAAACCCGCCAATATCATAGCCGACGAAATAATGCAAGGGAAGTATGACTTAATAATTTTAGGTACTAAACCCAAAGCACCGGGTAATACCTCCAGTAAAGTTAAAGAAAAGTTGATTAGCAACCTAACAAATTCATTACTGATAATTAAATAA
- a CDS encoding YeiH family protein, whose amino-acid sequence MSQAQLQVKSQSISETIIKAIPGLILVVLLAMAAMWGEGFLKTNYPKFYEVSLLNHILLAILFGMIIRNTIGVPSVLEPGLKYSTILTKTGIVIMGTKYTFASLVKVGSVSMAFITIMLFATVIFTFWLRKYFKMTDSLAGCLAAGFSICGVSATVATGPAVKAKGQEMAYTIATILIFGLLALFTFPALGKAMGLTENQFGAWVGVGIVNSAQVLAAGMAYGQDAGLMAGIYNMGRVVLLPFVVLYAVMFVLKNDTQASSNINKTQFIMDKFPVFVLAFLIAVIANTFGVFSKEEVKFAGNIMNWCFALGFASIGLTTKFSDMKAAGKDGIILGFIVGAAKAIIALLVVKYLLPF is encoded by the coding sequence TTGTCACAAGCACAATTACAGGTCAAAAGTCAAAGCATTAGTGAAACAATTATTAAAGCAATTCCAGGACTAATTTTAGTTGTATTGCTAGCTATGGCTGCTATGTGGGGCGAAGGTTTTCTGAAAACAAATTATCCCAAATTTTATGAAGTATCCCTTTTAAACCACATCCTATTAGCCATCCTATTTGGTATGATCATTCGTAACACCATTGGTGTTCCTTCTGTTCTGGAGCCAGGCCTTAAGTATTCAACCATTTTAACTAAAACAGGTATTGTAATTATGGGTACCAAATACACCTTTGCCTCTTTGGTTAAAGTTGGTTCAGTAAGTATGGCTTTCATTACCATTATGTTGTTTGCTACCGTTATTTTTACCTTCTGGTTACGTAAGTATTTCAAAATGACTGATTCATTAGCTGGTTGTTTAGCTGCTGGTTTCTCCATTTGCGGTGTTTCCGCTACCGTAGCTACCGGTCCTGCGGTTAAAGCTAAAGGTCAAGAAATGGCTTACACCATTGCCACCATCCTGATCTTTGGTCTGCTGGCACTCTTTACCTTCCCGGCTTTAGGTAAAGCAATGGGCTTAACTGAAAACCAGTTTGGTGCCTGGGTTGGTGTAGGTATCGTTAACTCCGCTCAAGTTCTGGCTGCCGGTATGGCATATGGTCAAGATGCTGGTCTAATGGCTGGTATTTATAACATGGGTCGTGTAGTATTACTGCCCTTCGTGGTACTGTATGCTGTAATGTTCGTTCTCAAAAACGATACCCAAGCTTCCAGCAACATTAACAAAACTCAATTTATTATGGACAAGTTCCCTGTATTCGTTCTGGCCTTCTTAATCGCCGTTATTGCTAACACCTTTGGTGTATTCAGCAAAGAAGAAGTTAAATTTGCTGGTAATATCATGAACTGGTGCTTTGCCTTAGGTTTTGCTAGTATCGGTTTGACCACCAAGTTCTCCGATATGAAGGCTGCAGGTAAAGATGGTATTATTCTAGGTTTCATCGTAGGTGCTGCTAAGGCAATTATCGCACTGCTGGTAGTAAAATATCTGCTTCCCTTTTAA